The genomic region TTACCAGTGATGTGACTCGTTAAATATACATTATCTATATCGTAAAGTTCTGAGTTATCATTCAATGGTTCTTTTTCAAATACATCTAAGTATGCTTTTCTAATCCATTTATTTTTTAACGCACTTACAATAGTATCTTCTTGTGTAATCGTTCCTCTACCTATATTAATAAATAATGTATGAGCATTCATCGCTTTAAAATCTTCACTTGTTAATAAGTGATATGTTTCCTTCGTTTCTGGCAAAAGGTTTACGATGATATCCGCTTCTTGATATATCGTTGCACGCTCACGCAACAAAAAGGTTTGATCAAATTGTTCGACTTTTCGGCCAGACGTATTAATTCCAATTGTTTTCATACCAAACACCTTGGCTACTTGAGCAGCTCTTTTCGCTATCACACCTGTTCCTAAAAATAAGATAACCTGATTTTCAATAGATTGTGTAGTGCGCTTCGAATTGTAAACCTGTTGTTCTTGTTCTTTATACACTTCTTTGAGTTGTTTATAATCATCCAATATGAATGCAAATAAAAACTCACTCAGTTGTTGGGCATGAACCCCTTTAGCATTTGTTACTTGAATCCCTTTTTGATTAATCAACTTAAATGGTAGTGTGTTAACACCTGTAGCATACCATGCAATCCATTTGAGATTTGGAGAAGATTCAATAAATTCTTCATCTACTTCTGCATGATATGATATCAAAACATCCATTTTTTCTTGTACTTCTCTCGATAGGACTGACGGGTGTTTATAAAATTCAAATGCTACATCTGGAAATTGTTTTCTTAACCGTTCTTCTTGATCACCTAAACGCATTAAACTTACCACTAACAATTAAGTCACCCCTCTAGTATTTCTTTTAATTGAGACATTTGCTCTTTAACCTTTACTTTTTCAATAACATCAATAACATAACCCTCTTCATCAATAACAAATGTCGTACGGACAATCCCCATTGACGTTTTGCCAAATGTTTTCTTTTCTTGATAAACTCCTACAGTATCTGATAATTGGTAATCTTCATCTACTAATAAATCAAAGTTTAAATTATGCTTTTGAGTAAAATTTTGATGCTTTCGTTTAGTATCGCCACTCACCCCGAGGACAGTTGTATTGAGCTGATTAAAATAGGATATGTTATCTCTAAAATCACATGCTTCTGTCGTACAAGTGGGTGTATTGTCTCTCGGATAAAAATAAATCACAGCTTTTCGTCCTTTTAATGATGCTTTCGTTATTTTTTCACCATTTTGGTTTTCTAATTCAAATTCTGGAAATTGATCTCCTTTTTTTAACATCATATCTCTTCCTTTCTTCATTCGCTAATAACTTTTTATTTTATGATACGATATATAATGACAATATAAAATTAAAAGAGGTTGATACACGATGAATTTTTCAGAAAGCGAAAAGCTTCAACAATTATCAAATGAATATATACTTGGAGGTGTCAATTCTCCTTCACGCTCATATAAAGCAGTTGGTGGAGGTGCTCCAGTTGTCATGAAATACGGGCAAGGTGCGTACCTTTATGATGTCGATGGCAATCAGTATATTGATTATTTACAAGCCTATGGGCCAATCATTACAGGACATGCTCACCCACATATTACAAAAGCTATTCAAGCACAAGCCTCTCTCGGTGTACTTTATGGAACACCTACAGAGTTAGAAATTCAATTTGCTCAAAAATTAAGAGCTGCTATACCATCACTTGAAAAAATGCGTTTTGTCAATTCAGGAACAGAAGCTGTGATGACAACGATTCGTGTTGCAAGAGCTTATACAGGACGTAATAAAATCATCAAATTTGCTGGCTGTTATCACGGACACTCTGACTTGGTATTAGTTGCAGCTGGTAGTGGCCCTTCACAATTAGGTTCTCCTGACTCTGCTGGCGTTCCTAAAAGTGTTGCTCAGGAAGTCATCACTGTTCCATTTAATGATATTGATTCGTTCAAAGAAGCCATGAAACATTGGGGTGATGACGTTGCTGGTGTTCTAGTCGAACCAATAGTCGGTAATTTCGGGATGGTTGAACCTAAAGAAGGTTTTTTAGAAGCAGTTAACACAATTACACATGAGTATGGCGGTTTAGTCATATATGATGAGGTTATTACAGCATTTCGTTTCCATTACGGTGGAGCTCAAGATTTACTAGGTGTTTATCCAGACTTAACTGCTTTTGGTAAAATTGTAGGCGGTGGTTTACCAATTGGAGGATACGGTGGTCGACAAGATATTATGGAACAAGTGGCTCCATTAGGCCCTGCCTATCAAGCTGGAACGATGGCTGGAAATCCCTTGTCTATGAAAGCAGGAATTGCATTATTAGAAGTTTTAGAACAAGAAGGTGTATATGAGGAATTAAACCGCTTAGGTCAAATGTTAGAAGAAGGTTTATTAAAATCTATCGAAAAATATAACATTAAAGCAACTATTAATCGTGTTTACGGTGCATTAACGGTTTACTTTACTGACGTTCATGTCACACACTACGAACAAGCTGATGCATCAGATGGAGACATGTTTGCTCGATTCTTTAAACTCATGCTCAATCAAGGGATTAACTTGGCACCTTCAAAATATGAAGCTTGGTTTTTAACAACAGAACATACTGAAAAAGATATTGAAAAAACCATTAAAGCAGCAGATTATGCATTTAGCCAACTTTAATCAACTTGAAAATTTCGATATAACGGTGTATAACTTTGTTTAAACCATTTTTTCACATAAATACAAATGATGACATAAGAAGGAGTGCAAATATTTGAAGTTAGGTGCACGTATATTAAAAACAGGGATTGCTATTATTCTCGCTGTTTCGATTGCTTCATTGCTACCTATTGATGCAGGTATGGTCACAGTCGCCGGAATCGCTGCTGTTGTTGCCATGCAGCCGAGTGTTTATAGAACATTTAAAACGATTGTTGATCAGTTTCAAGGTAATGTAATTGGGGCATTACTTGCTGTTGCCATGGTTACAGTATTCGGCAATCATATTCTCATTATGGGGGCAACTGTCATACTACTGATTGCCTTATTATTTAAAATGAATATTGCTCATGTTGCTACACTTGCAACAGTGACAGCACTAGTCATCATGGGACAACATGACGGTTCATTTTACATTTCAGCTTTTTATCGATTTTCACTAGTGATGATTGGTGTACTCAGTTCCTTTATCGTTAATTTGACGTTCTTGCCACCCAAATTTGAAACAAAAATTTATTATAACTCACTCAATATCTCAACTGATATTTTCAAATGGTTCAATCTTGTTTTAAATGATGCAACCGAGTTTAATTATGTCAAAAATGACTTGGAAAATTTAAGACAGCGTATTGTGAAGCTAGAACAGTTGCTTGAATTTTATAAAGAAGAACGGACATTAACAAAAAAACAAGTTTTCGCTCAAACACGAAAAAAAATCCTATTTAAAGAGATTGTTTTATCAACACGAGATGCATATGATGTTTTAAGGCGGATGAATCGATACCATAACAGTATGATTAATATGAGCGATGCATTTATATTACAATTAAAGCTCGAAGTGGACGAACTAGTGCAATTTCATGAACAAATTTTAATTAGTATTACTAAAAAAGCAAAGTTTTATAATAATGAAGAAACTCACACGATTGTTAATCCTTTAAAAAAAGATATTCTTATTGCTTTCAAAGAAGAACTTGCACACCAACACGATGAAAATGAAACATCTTATGCGAATGTCATGCATATTATTTCATCATTAGAAGAATACCGTTATAATTTAGAACATCTTAATCGTTTAAGACTCAGTTACTTCAAATATCACTCTACCGATCCAGACATAGAAATTATTGAAGAAGATTTTGATTTATAATTTAGTTAAATTGATACTCTGAATTTGCGACTTATGTTAACTTAAAGTATTAAGAGTATGGGTCATCAATCCCAAAATAATAGCGTAGAGATGGTTCAATGATTGAATCACCTCTACGCTTTTTCTTTATCAATCATTCGTATTGATTGGCTCGCATTTCCTAGGGGGATGGGTCGAGCCGCAGTCTCGACGCTCATCCTATTCCCTCAGGAGTCTCGCCAACAACACTACGTGATATACATGTAATTTTACATCAAAATACTTTAAAAAAGACATTTTCGTATCATTGAATGAATTATCTCATTATAAGAAAACTTCGAGATATTTATGTCCCATCTTGTTTCTATATTTATTCAATCAAATTAAGTTGATATTGTCGTACAGATTGAATGTGCCCATGTTTCTGTTTTAGCGTTACATGCTCAGGCCCAATTTCAGTTGGACTATTCACCCCCACTGCACTGGCAATATTAAACAAACCTTCATGAAGACTCGTGATATAGTTTGTGACCCGATATTGTTTTTCCTCAATCACTAATGCTTTTTCTTTTTTAGGATCTGTTGTCGCTACGCCTACTGGACATGTGTTTTTATGGCATTGACGACTCATTATGCATCCGACGCTAATCATCATAGCTCGTGCAACATTGACTAAGTCTGCTCCTAATGCAAGTGCTATTGCAATTTTATCTGGCGTCACTAACTTACCTGATGCAAAAATTTTGATACGTTGGCGAATGCCATGCTGCTTTAAAATACCGTCGACAATCGGTAATGCCGTAAACAATGGCAAACCTACACCATCTTGCAATTCTTGAAATGAAGCTCCGGTGCCACCTTCTCCTCCATCAACAGTAATAAAATCTGGATATACATTTAATGTTTTCATCGTTTCAACTAATTTGTGAATATCTGATTTTTGACCAACTACTATTTTAAATCCGACTGGTTTTTGACTCAATTGACGTAATGAATCAATCCACAATAATAAATCTTCGGCATTATTAATAAATTCAAAACGATTCGGTGAGTCAATTGTTTGATAAGGTGTGACATTTCGCATTTTAGCGACTTCTTCTGTGACTTTGTGACCTTCGATATGTCCCCCTCTCGTCTTGGCACCTTGCGCTAATTTAATCTCAAACGCTTTAATGCGTTCATTCCGCGCTTTTTCCATAAATAGGGCTTCACTAAAATGACCTTCAAGATTACGAACACCAAATAAACCCGGACCGATTTGAAAAATAATATCAGCCTCTCCAGCAAGATGATGCGGTGATAATCCACCTTCTCCCGTGTTCATCCAAGTTCCAGCTCTACCAAGTCCTTTAGATAATGCGGTAATTGCGTTACGCCCTAATGAACCATAACTCATTCCAGACTGGCCAACCAGACGCTTAGCATAGTATGGATATCTGATGTCTTCTCCAATTTTAACGTAATGCTCTTCTTTTAACATAAAAGGCTCGATTTCTTTTTTTATTAATGATTCTTTTCTATTGAATAAACTTTCTTGTTTAATTTTGTATATAAACGTTGAAATCAATTGTTGATTATCTATATGTAAATCACGTTTTTGAACAGGAAACATTGTATTATTAATCAAAAAGCCTTCTTCGTAATTTTTCTCAGTCCCAAAACTATCAGAACGACTATTATATTTACCAGCTATGACAATATGACGATACTGATCTCGTGTAAATGGTTTATCTTCATTATCATTTAAAAATAAATATTGACGCAGTTCTGGACCGATATGCTCTAAAAAATAACGTATTCTCGCTAAAACTGGATAATTCCTTAAAACACTGTGTTGCTTTTGCCTTTTGTCGAAAATTAAAAATGTAATCACTGTGACTAATAGTATCAAAATCGCACTTACTATGAGTATGTTCACAAACAATTGTAATACTGTTAAAAATTGCATCCCTATCCCCCCTTTTGACTTCTTATCTCTAATAGTATATCTCTTAATAGCTTCTGCCAAACTTTTAATACACAAAAATAGAAGTGAGCTAGAATGTGAAAGCGGCTTTCAAACTAAGGTGACATCACCTTACATTGCTATAACTTTCCAATCATTCATTAACTCACTTCAATGATATTAATTCAACTTTTGAATATTATAGAGTCTATGATATGCACCCTTTTGACGCATGAGTGATTCGTGATTCCCCTCTTCAACGATATTACCATTTTCAACTACAATAATTTTATCTGCATGTGTAATAGTTGAAAGTCGATGTGCCACTATTAAAGTTGTTCGATCATGACTTAATGTCTCTAATGCTTCTTGTATAATTGCCTCACTTTCTAAATCAAGCGCACTGGTAGCTTCGTCTAATATCAGTATAGGTGGATTATTTAGGAAAATTCGCGCTATTGACAGTCGCTGTTTTTGACCACCCGATAATTTAACGCCTCTTTCTCCAACTTCTGTATCATACCCGTTTGGTAAATTCATAATAAAATCGTGTGCGTTTGCCATTTTCGCAGCTTCCATTACTTCTTCAAATGTTGCATCAGGTCGTCCTAGCAAAATATTCTCTTTAACAGTATCTGAAAATAAGATATTGTCCTGTTGAACCATACCAATTTGACGGCGTAAACTAGAGGTTTCAAATGATTTGATGTTGTGACCATCGATTGTAATAGCGCCTTGAGTTACATCATAAAAACGTGGAATGAGACTAATTAAAGTTGACTTTCCTCCACCACTCATCCCGACAAAGGCAACAGTTTCACCATGATTTACTTTAAGATTAATATGTTGTAATACATCTTTTTCTTCCTTATTGTAGCGGAATGATACATCACGGAACTGAATATTCCCATTTTTAATATTTATAGGTTGAGCACCTTCGATATTTTTAATATCGTATGGCTCATCAAACAACTGAAAAACACGATCCATAGATGCAAAACTTTGCGTTAACGTTGTAAATGAGGAGACTAACCGTCTTAGTGGTCCGTACAACTGCTCTAAGTAACTTACAAAAGCAGCGAGTGTCCCAACTGTAATAGAACCATTAATTGCTAAGGATGCACCATATCCGATTACAATGAGTGGTCCAATGTCGGTTACCGTGTTTATCGCTGAAAATGAATATGCATTCCAACGCGTATGTTTAAACGCCTTATTAAGAAAGTTTCTGTTACGGATATCAAAGTTTCGGGCTTCATTATCTTCAATCGCAAAACTTTTAATAACTAACATACCATTGACCCGTTCATGCAAAAAGCCTTGTGTTTCGGCTAATTTTTGTGAACGTTGTCGTGTAATGGCTCTTAATCTTCCAAAAAAGAAATATACTGTCAAAATATAAAACGGCAAAATTATAATTGCAGCAACTGTTAATTGTACATCTAAAAAAAGCATAACCGACAGCGCAATGATAATGGTGATACAGTCTAGCCATATATTCATGAGCCCTGTCATTATAAAATCCTTCGTTTGCTCAACATCATTGATGACACGTGAAATAATTTCTCCAGCTTTATTATTTGCATAAAACCTTGAACTTAATGCTTGCAGGTGGTGATATAACTTTTTTCGTATATCATATAAAATTTGATTACTTGTCCACTGCGCCATGTATTGACGTAAGAATTCAATAGGTGGACGCAAAATCACAAAAATAAATGCAGCAATCAACATTGCTATCAGTAGATGATTCATTTTATCGTTAATACTCATCGCACCATTATTAATCACATCATCGATAACGTATTTGATTAATAATGGTATGAGTAGTGGTATACCAAATTTAAGGATACCTACAATAATTGTTCCAAAAATCAACCATTTATATGGTTTAACAAATTCTAGGTAACGTTTAATCATGTTCTTATAATCCCCCAGTCATACATCGACAATCGTTAAACACCAAAATACAGAGCGGAACTGAAATCAAAACATTTTTGTTTGAATTCATGGTTCCGCTCTTAGTAGCCCTATCTAGTTGTGAAATATTGGCATCTCATTGCACAGTTTATATGCCAAAATAAATTATTTAGTTCTTAGTTTATGGAAGCGATCGCGCCATACTTTGATGAAATCTGGTGCAAATGGTCCCTTTTTTTGCTCTATCCACTGTTGAAGGATATCTACACTTCTTCTTAAAATTAAATCTATGTCTTTAGGATAGTTCATTTGATTCATATGTTGTACATATTCATCTTCATCTAATAAATGATACTTCCCGTTCGGATATACTTTGATATCCAAATCATAGTCAATATACTTTAATGCTTCTTCATCACAAGCAAATGGTGAAGACAAGTTACAATAATAATAAACACCATCTTCGCGAAACATACAGATGACATTAAACCAATATTGTGAATGAAAATACACAATTGCAGGCTCGCGTGTTATCCACGTACGTCCATCGCTTTCAGTGACGAGTGTATGATCATTGCCTCCAATAATCACGTCTTCAGTACCTTTTAATATTAACGTTTCAGACCAAACACGATGAATATTTCCGTCATGCTTATAGGACTGAATTTTAATCGACTGTCCTTCTTTAGGAATGCACGATTTAACCACTTGTCACACCACCTTTTATATTTTCACCTGATTATTATAGCATACTACTTTACAACACTTAATTATAACGCTTATTGAATAGCATTGAATATCTTTGTCATAGGCACCGGAAACGTCAATGCTTGTTTTTCATCAAGTGACATCAAACGATATTGATTTGGCAACTGCTTTAGATCATCGTTGGATAACGTCGCAATATGCACTTTTAAATTCCAAGTCATATGTGTAAATTGATGCTTAAGTCGGTATATATTTTCACGCTCTATTTTAAAGGAATTACCTAATCTTTTTTTTACTGTATCGATGCCGTCACTCTTATTAAATAATGGAAACTGCCACATCCCATTTAATAGTCGTTCTTGGCGTTTTTCAATTAAGTAGTCTCCACTATCACCTTGTATAATATAAACATCCATATCTAACGATGCTTTTTTCATTTTTTTAGTTTTGACTGGTAGCTCTAAAACCGTACCTTCATGATATGCCTCACAATGAACTTGTACTGGACAGAATAAACAAAGGGGGGCTTTAGGTGTACAAATCAATGCACCTAATTCCATCATCGCTTGATTAAACGTTCCTGAATGCATCTTGACATACGGTTTGAGTTGTAGTTCGTAAGTTTTTCGGGTTTGTGGTAGTGCAGTATCAAGCCGGTCATTATTTAATCTAGACCATACCCGAAATACATTACCGTCAACAGTAGGAAGTGGTGTATCAAATGCAATACTTAAAACAGCCGCTTGTGTATATGGACCGACACCTTTGAGCGCTTTAAATTGTTGTGGGTCTTTTGGAATGACACCGCCGTAATGATTCACAACCTCTTTCGCAGCAATATGAAAATTTCGCGCTCGACTGTAATAGCCTAAGCCTTCCCAATATTTGAGCACTTCATCTTCTTGTGCCTCTGCCAATGACATAATATGAGGAAATCGATCCATAAAACGCTTATAATAATCTCTTACCGTATCAACTTGTGTTTGTTGAAGCATGACTTCGCTTACCCAAATCGCATAAGGGTCCGATGTTTCTCTCCACGGCATCTGACGTTGATTTTCATCAAACCAATCAATTAAATTTTCTTTAAAAGCTTCTTGTTTAAACATTCTAAATCTCCTTGCATAATAGCTAAATCATTTTGTTCATATCCATTTTAGCTTATAATGAATTTAAGTATTTTTTGAAAAGAGTGAGTAATATGGACACAGCTACACATATCGCAATAGGCGTGGGTCTCACTGCATTAGCTACGACTGACCCAGCGCTCTCACAAAACATGACAGCAAGTGCAACTGTTTTAATTGCAGGTTCATTGATTCCCGATATTGATACTGTACTAAAATTAAAAAATAATGCAACATATATCACTAATCATCGAGGCATTACACATTCAATACCTTTTACTTTGTTTTGGCCTCTCTTAATTACATTATTAACTTATGTTTTCTTCCAATCCGTCAATCCTTTTCATATATGGATTTGGGCACAATTGGCTGTTTTTTTACATGTTTTTGTAGATATATTCAATTCATATGGAACCCAAGCGTTACGCCCCATCTCTAATAAATGGATTCAACTGAGTGTGATTAACACATTTGATCCCATTATCTTTTTGCTTTTATTAATCGGCATTGCCGTGTGGTCATTAGGCATTCATCCATATATTGTTTTTCTACCATTAACATGTATACTTATTTTGTATTACATCCTACGTTTCCAAATGCGTAATTGGTTGAAAAAACAAGCTTTAAATCAAGTTCAGCATCTTGGGAAACCTATCAAAGTTTTTGTAGCCCCCACTATTCGTTTTATGCAGTGGCGTATCGCTATTCAAACTGAAGAATATGATTATGTTGGACGTAGTTTTGGTCGTAATATTGTTTTTAGTGATAAAGTAAAGCGGCAACCTTATCCAAATGAAGATATTATGAGATATGCGAAAAATGACCCGAATGTCCGTGCATTTTTAAATTTCTCATCCATTTATCGTTGGCATATTCGACACGACAGCAATGAGTTAACTGAATTAAGATTTATCGATTTAAGATATTTAAAAAATGGGCATTATCAATTTGTTGCGATCGTTCATCTTGATGAAGAGATGAAAGTCTTACATTCATATACAGGATGGGTGTTTAGCGAAGATAAGCTGATGAAAAAATTGTATGCGCATTAATTTGAAATTACAAAAAGCTAGAAGTTGAGCAATAGGCAAATAAACCTATTTGTTTTACTTCTAGCTTTTTTAATAAGTTAATCATACGTCCTATTGATTATCTTTATGGTGGACACCATGCTCATTCGGACGAAGTTGTGATACATAGTCTTTCAATGCAAAACAAAACACCACCATAAGTCCCATAAAACTATAAAAATAAAAATGATAACTCATGTGATTTAATGCATCATGCCCAACAATAACAGACTGTTGCATCCCATTAACTAAATAATAAACTGGATTCATCATCAAAATATGTGTCAGAATTGTATTGGAAACATTTGGAATATACACTATTGGCGCGAGTAAAAAGAGCAAAATTGTTACGAGCACATATAAACGATGTAGTTTTGAATACAATACATACACCATTCCGAGTAAAAATGAAAATGTAAGTATAAAAACAAAACTCATCAAACTGTAATACAACACGCCCCATATCGAAGTATCAGTATTGACAGGTTTTAACAATGAGAAAGTAAACATCAATAAAAGTAAAATCACACTATAAACAGCGCTCGATATTAAATGATATAAAAATGGACTTACATTATAATGACGGGTCACATAAAAATCTCTAGGATAAAAGCGATAGTTAATATATATCGCAATCCAAATCATTGCAAATGTAAAAAGCCCAACAAGTCTGTACTCAATCGCTGCTTGTTTTACATCAAGTGTTCCCATGATTTTAAACATCAGTACACATAATAGAATCAATGCAATACCAATACTAAATGTCAAAATGATCCATTTTTTTTGCATCCTTAATCGATAGATGCTATGTCGAATTAATTCGGGTATACTTTTGAAAAAGTTTATCATTCGTTCTATCAATTTGCTCACCTACAATTCTATGTACAACCATTGAGATTGTTTCATATCCGCAATAAAGTATCCACGCTCTGTTTTTACAATCCAATAATTTTCTTCAATATTAAATTTATCTTTTAATTTTTCTTTATTGTTTATTGGAAATGTATAGCCTTTAAGCTTATTTTGATCATCAAAAATCATAGCAATGGGTTGTTCAATAATCGTCTCTACAAATCGATTTTTCTTCTTAGGCACTAGCTTTTCATTAACATCAGAATGTTTATGCTGTAATTCTCCATTAAAGTAATCAATAGAGCTCATATAGTTATTATTTAAATAAGGTTCCAATTCACTGCGGTCAACTGTTTGATACAATGCAGCTGGATCGAAATAATTTAAGTCTTCTTTTCGTACTGTGTAACTTTTATCGTTTAGACTTACTTGGTAACGTGTCTTATTCTCACCAGTGATTGTTAAAAAGCTATACTTTGGAACATTGATATCTTTGTATGATGCGTGTGATGCGCTTACCTTTGCATTGTGGTTCGTTACAATACCATATGCTAACTTATCAATATACGGATCCTTTGATTGTTGAGCAAGTGTATTCGCTGTATTTTGACTCGGTTCAATTTTTCCAATATTATTAAAGATTAATATACCAAAAATCAACATACCTGTAATAAATACTGCCGTTAATGTCCAAATACGCGTTAAAAATGCAGGAGGTTGCGCATGGTGATATCGCTCAATCCGTTTAAAGTTGTACGTCAATTCAGGCATTTTTGAACGATTTCTCTTCCAATCTTCATCAAATTGCGCTTTCTCTTCTTCAGTTTTCAGTGTAGCACGATCTTTTTCATGTACGGTAAAAGCAGGTATGACATGTTTGACATAACCTTCTTTTCTTAATTGACC from Staphylococcus felis harbors:
- a CDS encoding phosphoglycerate dehydrogenase, translated to MLVVSLMRLGDQEERLRKQFPDVAFEFYKHPSVLSREVQEKMDVLISYHAEVDEEFIESSPNLKWIAWYATGVNTLPFKLINQKGIQVTNAKGVHAQQLSEFLFAFILDDYKQLKEVYKEQEQQVYNSKRTTQSIENQVILFLGTGVIAKRAAQVAKVFGMKTIGINTSGRKVEQFDQTFLLRERATIYQEADIIVNLLPETKETYHLLTSEDFKAMNAHTLFINIGRGTITQEDTIVSALKNKWIRKAYLDVFEKEPLNDNSELYDIDNVYLTSHITGNGENNKSKATDIFINNLKSFLNKKPLIENLVDINKGY
- the bcp gene encoding thioredoxin-dependent thiol peroxidase, with amino-acid sequence MLKKGDQFPEFELENQNGEKITKASLKGRKAVIYFYPRDNTPTCTTEACDFRDNISYFNQLNTTVLGVSGDTKRKHQNFTQKHNLNFDLLVDEDYQLSDTVGVYQEKKTFGKTSMGIVRTTFVIDEEGYVIDVIEKVKVKEQMSQLKEILEG
- a CDS encoding glutamate-1-semialdehyde 2,1-aminomutase; the encoded protein is MNFSESEKLQQLSNEYILGGVNSPSRSYKAVGGGAPVVMKYGQGAYLYDVDGNQYIDYLQAYGPIITGHAHPHITKAIQAQASLGVLYGTPTELEIQFAQKLRAAIPSLEKMRFVNSGTEAVMTTIRVARAYTGRNKIIKFAGCYHGHSDLVLVAAGSGPSQLGSPDSAGVPKSVAQEVITVPFNDIDSFKEAMKHWGDDVAGVLVEPIVGNFGMVEPKEGFLEAVNTITHEYGGLVIYDEVITAFRFHYGGAQDLLGVYPDLTAFGKIVGGGLPIGGYGGRQDIMEQVAPLGPAYQAGTMAGNPLSMKAGIALLEVLEQEGVYEELNRLGQMLEEGLLKSIEKYNIKATINRVYGALTVYFTDVHVTHYEQADASDGDMFARFFKLMLNQGINLAPSKYEAWFLTTEHTEKDIEKTIKAADYAFSQL
- a CDS encoding FUSC family protein, yielding MKLGARILKTGIAIILAVSIASLLPIDAGMVTVAGIAAVVAMQPSVYRTFKTIVDQFQGNVIGALLAVAMVTVFGNHILIMGATVILLIALLFKMNIAHVATLATVTALVIMGQHDGSFYISAFYRFSLVMIGVLSSFIVNLTFLPPKFETKIYYNSLNISTDIFKWFNLVLNDATEFNYVKNDLENLRQRIVKLEQLLEFYKEERTLTKKQVFAQTRKKILFKEIVLSTRDAYDVLRRMNRYHNSMINMSDAFILQLKLEVDELVQFHEQILISITKKAKFYNNEETHTIVNPLKKDILIAFKEELAHQHDENETSYANVMHIISSLEEYRYNLEHLNRLRLSYFKYHSTDPDIEIIEEDFDL
- a CDS encoding FMN-binding glutamate synthase family protein, translating into MQFLTVLQLFVNILIVSAILILLVTVITFLIFDKRQKQHSVLRNYPVLARIRYFLEHIGPELRQYLFLNDNEDKPFTRDQYRHIVIAGKYNSRSDSFGTEKNYEEGFLINNTMFPVQKRDLHIDNQQLISTFIYKIKQESLFNRKESLIKKEIEPFMLKEEHYVKIGEDIRYPYYAKRLVGQSGMSYGSLGRNAITALSKGLGRAGTWMNTGEGGLSPHHLAGEADIIFQIGPGLFGVRNLEGHFSEALFMEKARNERIKAFEIKLAQGAKTRGGHIEGHKVTEEVAKMRNVTPYQTIDSPNRFEFINNAEDLLLWIDSLRQLSQKPVGFKIVVGQKSDIHKLVETMKTLNVYPDFITVDGGEGGTGASFQELQDGVGLPLFTALPIVDGILKQHGIRQRIKIFASGKLVTPDKIAIALALGADLVNVARAMMISVGCIMSRQCHKNTCPVGVATTDPKKEKALVIEEKQYRVTNYITSLHEGLFNIASAVGVNSPTEIGPEHVTLKQKHGHIQSVRQYQLNLIE
- a CDS encoding ABC transporter ATP-binding protein, producing the protein MIKRYLEFVKPYKWLIFGTIIVGILKFGIPLLIPLLIKYVIDDVINNGAMSINDKMNHLLIAMLIAAFIFVILRPPIEFLRQYMAQWTSNQILYDIRKKLYHHLQALSSRFYANNKAGEIISRVINDVEQTKDFIMTGLMNIWLDCITIIIALSVMLFLDVQLTVAAIIILPFYILTVYFFFGRLRAITRQRSQKLAETQGFLHERVNGMLVIKSFAIEDNEARNFDIRNRNFLNKAFKHTRWNAYSFSAINTVTDIGPLIVIGYGASLAINGSITVGTLAAFVSYLEQLYGPLRRLVSSFTTLTQSFASMDRVFQLFDEPYDIKNIEGAQPINIKNGNIQFRDVSFRYNKEEKDVLQHINLKVNHGETVAFVGMSGGGKSTLISLIPRFYDVTQGAITIDGHNIKSFETSSLRRQIGMVQQDNILFSDTVKENILLGRPDATFEEVMEAAKMANAHDFIMNLPNGYDTEVGERGVKLSGGQKQRLSIARIFLNNPPILILDEATSALDLESEAIIQEALETLSHDRTTLIVAHRLSTITHADKIIVVENGNIVEEGNHESLMRQKGAYHRLYNIQKLN
- the ntdP gene encoding nucleoside tri-diphosphate phosphatase, which translates into the protein MVKSCIPKEGQSIKIQSYKHDGNIHRVWSETLILKGTEDVIIGGNDHTLVTESDGRTWITREPAIVYFHSQYWFNVICMFREDGVYYYCNLSSPFACDEEALKYIDYDLDIKVYPNGKYHLLDEDEYVQHMNQMNYPKDIDLILRRSVDILQQWIEQKKGPFAPDFIKVWRDRFHKLRTK
- the mutY gene encoding A/G-specific adenine glycosylase — encoded protein: MFKQEAFKENLIDWFDENQRQMPWRETSDPYAIWVSEVMLQQTQVDTVRDYYKRFMDRFPHIMSLAEAQEDEVLKYWEGLGYYSRARNFHIAAKEVVNHYGGVIPKDPQQFKALKGVGPYTQAAVLSIAFDTPLPTVDGNVFRVWSRLNNDRLDTALPQTRKTYELQLKPYVKMHSGTFNQAMMELGALICTPKAPLCLFCPVQVHCEAYHEGTVLELPVKTKKMKKASLDMDVYIIQGDSGDYLIEKRQERLLNGMWQFPLFNKSDGIDTVKKRLGNSFKIERENIYRLKHQFTHMTWNLKVHIATLSNDDLKQLPNQYRLMSLDEKQALTFPVPMTKIFNAIQ